The following are encoded in a window of Caldicellulosiruptoraceae bacterium PP1 genomic DNA:
- the tnpB gene encoding IS200/IS605 family element RNA-guided endonuclease TnpB: MLKAYKYRIYPTKEQQEYLSKVFGCVRFIYNKMLHDKKEHYKQTGEMLNNTPAKYKKGYPFLKEVDSLALANAQLNLEKAYNNFFRDKNIGFPKYKKKKGYQSYTTNNQNGTVSLENGYLKVPKLKTTIKVKEHRTFEGKIKSATITKTPTGKYYASILVETEVEKLPNTDKKIGIDLGLKDFLALSDGTKIENPKWLRKTEKRIKKVQRDLSRKQKGSKNYEKTRLKLAKLHEKILNQRKDFLHKVSSRVINEKQVIVLEDLKVKNMRQNKHLAKAISEVSWAEFRRMLEYKANLYGRNIIIAPQKYASSQKCSECGYKNVDVKNLALREWKCPNCGAIHDRDVNAAKNLLKLAM; encoded by the coding sequence TTGCTAAAAGCATATAAATACAGGATATATCCAACAAAAGAACAGCAGGAATATTTATCAAAAGTATTTGGTTGTGTGAGGTTTATATATAATAAAATGTTACATGATAAGAAAGAACATTACAAACAAACAGGAGAAATGCTAAACAATACACCTGCTAAATATAAAAAAGGTTATCCTTTTCTAAAAGAAGTAGATAGTCTTGCACTTGCCAATGCACAGCTAAATTTAGAAAAAGCATATAACAACTTTTTTAGGGACAAGAATATAGGTTTTCCGAAGTACAAAAAGAAAAAAGGTTATCAATCCTACACAACAAATAATCAAAATGGAACAGTATCTCTTGAAAATGGTTATCTTAAAGTTCCAAAGCTAAAAACAACAATAAAGGTAAAAGAGCATAGAACATTTGAAGGAAAAATAAAATCAGCAACAATAACAAAAACACCAACAGGTAAATACTATGCATCAATACTTGTAGAAACAGAAGTTGAAAAACTTCCTAATACAGATAAGAAAATAGGTATAGACTTAGGATTAAAGGATTTTTTAGCATTATCAGATGGAACAAAGATAGAAAATCCAAAATGGCTTAGAAAAACAGAAAAAAGAATAAAGAAGGTACAAAGGGATTTATCAAGAAAGCAAAAGGGTAGCAAAAACTATGAAAAAACAAGGCTAAAACTTGCAAAACTACACGAAAAAATATTAAATCAAAGAAAAGACTTTCTTCATAAAGTATCCTCTAGAGTTATAAACGAAAAACAAGTTATAGTTTTAGAGGACTTGAAGGTGAAGAATATGAGGCAAAACAAACATTTAGCAAAAGCAATAAGTGAAGTATCATGGGCAGAGTTTAGAAGAATGTTAGAGTATAAAGCAAATTTGTATGGAAGGAATATAATAATAGCACCACAAAAATATGCATCAAGTCAAAAATGTAGTGAATGTGGATATAAAAATGTAGATGTAAAGAATTTAGCATTAAGGGAATGGAAATGCCCAAATTGTGGTGCTATACATGATAGAGATGTAAATGCAGCAAAGAACTTACTAAAATTAGCCATGTAG
- a CDS encoding ABC transporter permease has translation MDFLSIFANPYLWASTIAMATPLALPAIGGTFSERSGVVNISMEGIMLISAFSSAAFAGYFHNAWLGLLMGVLSGMLISAIFAWAAARMYANQVVLGMAFNIFASGITAYLFNAIYGPTGTPSDTPKIPDINIPIIDSIPFIGKILSGQNAIVYIMFILIILAQWFLFKTTLGLRIRAVGENPEAAETAGINVVRMKYIGVILGGAFSALGGAYLAIGVLNSFSPEMSSGRGYIALAAMIFGKWTPVGSFLAAILFGFATALSYSLQNFAISKNLIMMLPYIVTILALVGIGGKSVAPAADGVPYRPKK, from the coding sequence ATGGATTTTTTAAGTATTTTTGCAAACCCATATCTCTGGGCTTCAACAATAGCAATGGCAACACCTTTGGCATTACCTGCAATTGGTGGTACTTTTTCAGAACGTTCAGGTGTTGTTAATATATCAATGGAAGGAATTATGCTCATTTCAGCATTTTCATCAGCTGCTTTTGCAGGATACTTCCATAACGCATGGTTAGGGCTTTTGATGGGTGTTTTAAGTGGAATGCTTATTTCGGCTATATTTGCATGGGCAGCAGCAAGAATGTATGCAAACCAAGTTGTTTTAGGAATGGCTTTCAATATTTTTGCATCTGGTATTACTGCATATTTGTTTAATGCAATATATGGACCTACTGGAACACCTTCAGATACTCCCAAAATTCCAGATATAAATATACCTATTATAGATTCAATACCATTTATAGGTAAAATACTAAGTGGCCAAAACGCAATAGTATATATAATGTTCATTCTAATAATCTTAGCACAATGGTTTTTATTTAAAACAACATTAGGTTTAAGAATAAGAGCTGTTGGTGAAAATCCTGAAGCTGCTGAAACAGCAGGAATAAATGTTGTAAGAATGAAATATATAGGCGTTATCTTGGGTGGTGCTTTTTCAGCGTTAGGCGGAGCATACCTTGCGATAGGTGTTTTAAACAGTTTTTCGCCAGAGATGTCATCAGGTAGAGGTTATATTGCATTAGCTGCTATGATTTTTGGTAAGTGGACTCCAGTAGGTTCATTTTTAGCAGCAATACTTTTTGGTTTTGCAACAGCATTGAGTTACAGCTTACAAAACTTTGCAATATCAAAAAATCTAATTATGATGTTACCTTATATTGTAACAATATTAGCCTTAGTGGGTATTGGTGGTAAAAGCGTTGCACCAGCGGCAGATGGAGTTCCTTATAGACCCAAAAAGTAA
- a CDS encoding cytidine deaminase, which produces MEIINRVDENLQKLIDKAFESKNKAYAKYSKFHVGASVETDDGVIFGGCNIENASYGLTICAERVALFKAYSEGKTNIKTFVVVGDTEEPISPCGACRQVISELAPNSTIYLVNKDKTKIIKTNSKELLPYNFEL; this is translated from the coding sequence ATGGAGATAATAAATAGAGTAGATGAAAATCTTCAAAAATTAATTGATAAAGCTTTTGAATCAAAAAATAAAGCTTATGCTAAATATTCAAAATTTCATGTTGGTGCAAGCGTAGAAACTGATGATGGAGTTATCTTTGGTGGATGCAATATAGAAAATGCATCATATGGGCTTACAATTTGTGCAGAAAGAGTAGCACTTTTTAAGGCTTATTCAGAAGGCAAAACAAATATAAAGACATTTGTTGTAGTAGGTGATACTGAAGAACCCATATCACCTTGTGGAGCGTGTAGGCAAGTAATATCAGAACTTGCACCAAATTCTACAATATATCTTGTAAATAAAGATAAAACAAAGATTATTAAAACAAATTCAAAAGAATTGTTACCATATAATTTTGAATTATAA
- the mtnP gene encoding S-methyl-5'-thioadenosine phosphorylase — translation MIGIIGGSGFYSFLNEYKEIEIETPYGKPSDKIALSEIDDVEVAFIPRHGKNHTFPPHLVPYKANLYAFKMLNIDTVLTTTACGSLRKDYQPGDFVVVDQFVDRTWGRDDTFFGIGNVKHTSMANPYDEHLREIAIDVLKYLGYRFHEKGTCVVIQGPRFSTKAESKWFSESGFDVIGMTQYPEVALANELGLRYLNITLVTDYDAGLEDDPNILPVSHEEVLKVFSDNVEKLKKVIKEIIKRL, via the coding sequence TTGATAGGGATAATTGGAGGTTCTGGCTTTTATTCTTTTTTAAATGAATATAAAGAAATTGAAATTGAAACACCTTACGGGAAACCAAGTGATAAAATTGCATTATCTGAAATAGATGATGTGGAAGTAGCCTTTATTCCAAGACATGGGAAGAATCATACTTTTCCACCACATTTAGTTCCATACAAAGCAAATTTATATGCTTTTAAGATGCTAAATATTGATACTGTTTTAACAACTACTGCATGTGGAAGTCTAAGAAAAGATTATCAACCGGGTGATTTTGTTGTTGTTGACCAATTTGTTGATAGAACATGGGGACGAGATGATACATTTTTCGGGATAGGTAATGTAAAACATACTTCAATGGCAAACCCATATGATGAGCACTTGAGAGAGATAGCAATTGATGTTTTAAAATACTTGGGTTATAGATTCCATGAAAAAGGAACATGTGTAGTAATACAAGGTCCAAGATTTTCAACAAAAGCAGAGAGCAAATGGTTTTCAGAATCAGGATTTGATGTTATTGGAATGACACAATATCCTGAAGTAGCTTTAGCAAATGAATTAGGCTTAAGATACCTAAATATAACACTTGTTACTGATTATGATGCAGGGCTTGAAGATGATCCTAATATTCTTCCAGTTTCACATGAAGAGGTATTAAAGGTTTTTTCTGATAATGTTGAGAAGTTAAAGAAGGTTATTAAAGAAATAATAAAAAGACTATAA
- a CDS encoding ABC transporter permease has protein sequence MKKLLEGAIRPILAIIIAVLVGGIVIVATTGQNPFYAYYSLLVGAFGSSMNIATTLTNAIPLIITGLGIAIAFSAGLFNIGAEGQYWIGAIVATYIGYSVKGLPGYLHIPLIIVLAMLAGALWGGLVPGLAKVYTGAHEVITTMMMSYVAIYLSHFLLEDGPMMDKGVIPQSPIINESAKLSRLIENSQLSSGLFIAIIAVIIVYILMYKTTLGFEMRSVGFNQRASKYAGMNVATKLVTSLGLSGAFAALAGAVQIMGVQHRLYDSFTSGYGYTAIVVALLANNNPIGVVIASIFLAGLSTGAQEMQMRTNISGQLTDVVVGLIIFFIAIEELYKIVIDRIQKKKQKMA, from the coding sequence ATGAAAAAGTTATTAGAAGGTGCTATAAGACCTATTTTAGCTATAATTATTGCAGTTTTAGTAGGTGGAATTGTAATTGTTGCAACAACAGGTCAGAATCCATTTTATGCATATTATTCACTTTTAGTTGGTGCATTTGGAAGTTCAATGAATATTGCAACAACGCTTACAAATGCTATACCATTGATAATTACAGGGCTTGGCATTGCGATAGCCTTCTCAGCAGGTTTATTCAACATAGGTGCTGAAGGGCAATACTGGATAGGTGCTATTGTAGCAACTTATATCGGTTATAGTGTAAAAGGGCTTCCTGGATACCTACATATTCCACTTATCATTGTTTTAGCAATGCTTGCAGGTGCACTTTGGGGTGGACTTGTTCCAGGTCTTGCAAAGGTCTACACAGGTGCTCATGAAGTTATTACAACAATGATGATGAGCTATGTAGCTATTTACTTAAGCCATTTTCTTTTAGAAGATGGTCCAATGATGGACAAAGGTGTGATTCCGCAGTCACCAATAATAAATGAAAGTGCAAAATTATCAAGACTTATTGAAAACTCTCAGCTTTCATCAGGTTTATTTATTGCAATAATTGCCGTCATAATTGTTTACATTCTTATGTATAAGACAACGCTTGGATTTGAAATGAGATCAGTCGGTTTTAATCAAAGAGCATCAAAATATGCAGGAATGAATGTAGCAACAAAACTTGTTACATCACTTGGTTTATCAGGTGCATTTGCTGCACTAGCAGGTGCTGTTCAAATAATGGGCGTTCAACATAGATTATATGATAGTTTTACATCAGGATATGGATATACAGCTATTGTTGTAGCATTACTTGCTAATAATAACCCAATAGGTGTTGTAATTGCTTCAATATTCTTAGCTGGACTATCAACAGGTGCACAAGAAATGCAAATGAGGACAAACATTTCTGGCCAGCTAACAGATGTTGTTGTAGGTCTTATTATATTCTTTATAGCAATAGAAGAACTTTATAAGATTGTTATAGATAGAATACAAAAAAAGAAACAGAAAATGGCTTAG
- a CDS encoding ABC transporter ATP-binding protein has protein sequence MANILEVKGITKRFGSVVANNNVNLEVKQGEVHAILGENGAGKSTLMNIIYGLYAPDSGEVYFDGQPLKVKGPHEAIEKGIGMVHQHFMLIPVFTVTENIVLGAEPKGVKFKAEEAEKKIIEISKKYNLEIDPKVKVGDLSVGMQQRVEILKAFYRDAKFLILDEPTAMLTPQETRELFKIINNLKEQGLSVLFISHKLDEVMEISDRVTVMRRGQTVQTLNTKDTNEQELANLMVGREVKLVVDKKDAKVGDVILNVSKINVKLKNGIEKVKDVSFEVRRGEILGIAGVDGNGQSELIEAIMGLIPSEGNIKFKGEDISKLSTKQRYERGIGYIPPDRQLDGLVLSFTLSENIVLKTYYKKPYSNNGFLNYKKINSDSDELIKQFDVRPPDYKLFAKNLSGGNQQKVILAREISQNPDLLIAVQPTRGMDVGAIEFIHKKLIELRDQGKAVILVSLELEEIMALSDRIAVMYSGKIMDTLDAKKATREDIGLLMTGTSLKSKAM, from the coding sequence ATGGCTAACATTCTTGAAGTTAAAGGTATTACTAAAAGGTTTGGAAGTGTTGTTGCTAATAACAATGTAAACCTTGAAGTAAAACAAGGTGAGGTTCATGCAATATTAGGTGAAAATGGTGCTGGTAAATCTACACTGATGAATATTATCTACGGACTTTATGCTCCAGACAGTGGAGAGGTTTATTTTGATGGTCAACCACTTAAGGTAAAAGGACCGCATGAAGCAATAGAAAAAGGAATAGGAATGGTTCATCAGCACTTTATGTTAATTCCTGTATTTACAGTTACAGAAAATATTGTATTAGGTGCTGAGCCAAAAGGTGTTAAATTTAAAGCAGAGGAAGCTGAAAAAAAGATAATTGAGATATCAAAGAAATATAATCTCGAAATTGATCCAAAGGTAAAAGTTGGAGATCTAAGTGTTGGTATGCAACAAAGGGTTGAGATACTAAAGGCATTTTATAGAGATGCAAAGTTCTTAATTCTTGATGAACCAACTGCTATGCTTACTCCACAAGAAACAAGAGAACTTTTTAAGATTATAAATAATCTAAAAGAACAAGGACTTTCAGTGTTATTTATAAGTCATAAGCTTGATGAGGTAATGGAAATTTCAGATAGGGTTACAGTAATGAGAAGAGGACAAACTGTCCAAACTCTAAATACTAAGGATACAAATGAACAAGAACTTGCTAACCTGATGGTTGGAAGAGAGGTTAAATTGGTTGTTGACAAAAAAGATGCTAAGGTTGGGGATGTTATATTAAATGTATCTAAAATAAATGTAAAACTAAAAAATGGTATAGAAAAAGTAAAAGATGTATCTTTTGAAGTAAGACGTGGAGAGATACTAGGCATTGCAGGTGTTGATGGGAATGGGCAATCAGAACTTATTGAAGCCATAATGGGTCTTATCCCATCAGAAGGCAATATTAAATTTAAAGGTGAGGATATATCAAAGCTTTCAACAAAACAAAGATATGAAAGAGGGATTGGTTATATTCCACCAGATAGGCAGTTGGATGGACTTGTATTAAGCTTTACATTATCTGAAAATATTGTTCTAAAAACATATTACAAAAAACCTTACTCAAACAATGGATTTTTAAACTACAAAAAGATAAATTCAGATTCTGATGAACTAATAAAACAATTTGATGTTCGCCCACCAGATTATAAACTTTTTGCTAAGAATTTATCGGGTGGAAATCAACAGAAGGTTATATTAGCAAGAGAGATATCTCAAAATCCTGATTTACTTATAGCAGTTCAACCAACAAGAGGTATGGATGTTGGAGCTATTGAATTTATTCATAAAAAACTAATTGAACTTCGTGATCAAGGAAAAGCTGTAATATTAGTTTCACTTGAACTAGAGGAGATAATGGCATTATCAGATAGAATTGCTGTTATGTATTCAGGAAAAATAATGGATACATTAGATGCTAAAAAAGCAACACGTGAAGATATTGGTCTTTTAATGACTGGAACTTCACTAAAATCTAAAGCAATGTAA
- a CDS encoding purine-nucleoside phosphorylase: MSIEKVKESVEYLKDKIPFVPDVAIVLGSGLGDFVSAVSDKVVIPYKDIPNFPVSTVKGHQGNLVFGTIKDKKVVLFQGRVHLYEGYSIYDVVFGIRTIGLLGVKNLIVTNAAGGINTGFVPGDLMVIKDHLNLSGENPAIGEEFSEFGNRFFDMTYAYDRELIDIIKDVYKKNGIDYREGVYAFLKGPSYETPSEIKMLRIMGADAVGMSTVPEVIAARQMGIRVCGISCITNMAAGILDRKLTHQEVIEVSNMVKEKFTKLVSDIIELM; encoded by the coding sequence ATGAGTATTGAGAAGGTTAAAGAATCGGTTGAGTATTTAAAAGATAAAATTCCTTTTGTTCCTGATGTAGCTATTGTTCTAGGAAGTGGACTTGGAGATTTTGTTTCAGCTGTTTCTGACAAGGTTGTAATACCATATAAAGATATCCCCAACTTTCCTGTATCTACTGTGAAAGGTCATCAAGGTAATTTAGTTTTTGGGACAATAAAAGATAAAAAGGTTGTTTTGTTCCAAGGGCGTGTTCATCTATATGAAGGATACAGTATTTATGATGTTGTTTTTGGAATAAGAACAATAGGCCTTTTAGGTGTTAAAAATTTAATTGTTACAAATGCCGCAGGTGGAATAAACACAGGATTTGTTCCTGGCGATTTAATGGTAATCAAAGACCATCTTAATTTATCTGGTGAAAATCCTGCAATTGGTGAAGAATTTAGTGAGTTTGGCAATAGGTTTTTTGACATGACATATGCTTATGATAGGGAATTGATTGATATTATAAAAGATGTTTATAAAAAGAATGGCATTGATTATAGAGAAGGCGTTTATGCCTTTTTAAAAGGGCCATCGTATGAAACACCATCCGAAATTAAGATGCTTAGAATTATGGGTGCTGATGCAGTTGGTATGTCAACAGTTCCTGAGGTTATTGCAGCAAGACAAATGGGTATTAGAGTATGCGGTATATCTTGTATAACAAATATGGCAGCAGGTATTTTAGATAGAAAGCTAACTCATCAAGAGGTAATTGAAGTATCTAATATGGTGAAAGAAAAGTTTACTAAACTTGTAAGTGATATAATTGAATTGATGTAA
- the deoC gene encoding deoxyribose-phosphate aldolase, translating to MTRDEIARYIDHTILKSSATIKDIKKLCDEAKKYNFAAVCVNPCYVSYCKEQLKNTQVKVATVVGFPLGANKTEIKVFETRQALLDGADEIDMVINIGAMIEGSYEYVEKEIEEIVKVTREYGEDKIVKVIIETSELTDEQKKIACEISKKSGAHFVKTSTGFSKWGAKAEDVNFMKETVGEKVKVKASGGIKTYEDAIKMIEAGADRIGTSNGVAIVEGAEG from the coding sequence ATGACAAGGGATGAAATAGCAAGATATATTGATCATACAATTTTAAAATCAAGTGCTACAATCAAAGATATTAAAAAGCTTTGTGATGAGGCAAAGAAATATAATTTTGCAGCTGTTTGTGTTAATCCATGCTATGTAAGCTACTGTAAAGAGCAGCTAAAGAACACCCAAGTAAAGGTTGCAACAGTGGTTGGGTTTCCTTTGGGTGCAAATAAAACTGAAATAAAGGTTTTTGAAACAAGACAAGCTTTACTTGATGGTGCTGATGAAATTGATATGGTTATAAATATAGGTGCTATGATTGAAGGAAGCTACGAATATGTAGAAAAGGAAATTGAAGAGATAGTAAAGGTTACACGTGAATATGGCGAGGACAAAATAGTTAAGGTTATCATAGAAACATCTGAGCTAACCGATGAGCAGAAAAAAATTGCATGCGAGATATCAAAAAAGTCTGGTGCTCATTTTGTAAAAACATCAACAGGTTTTTCAAAATGGGGTGCTAAGGCAGAGGATGTAAATTTTATGAAAGAAACTGTTGGTGAGAAGGTTAAGGTTAAGGCATCTGGTGGAATCAAAACATATGAAGATGCTATAAAAATGATTGAAGCAGGAGCTGATAGAATAGGGACAAGCAATGGTGTGGCTATTGTTGAAGGGGCTGAAGGTTAA
- a CDS encoding GntR family transcriptional regulator has translation MLNFPHSTYPPRYEIVLEKIKKFIENDIYKEGDKLPSEIELSRQLGVSRATLREALRILEDEGYIIRRHGIGTFIAPKPILKTGMEELISITTIIEKQGLKAGTKDIVISKGLPNEKEAFMLKLKPNEEIIKVERVRLADNQPIVYCLDRLPAKLFTKGFNFNIESLFKYLNDVLGIYISYAVSDIVPMKAETNNIYRKLNIDKNDVLLLLDQLHFDTNDNPILYSSNYFSPKKFRFFIVRKRI, from the coding sequence ATTTTGAATTTTCCTCATTCAACATACCCTCCAAGGTATGAGATTGTATTAGAAAAGATAAAGAAATTTATTGAGAACGATATATATAAAGAGGGGGATAAGCTCCCCTCTGAAATTGAACTATCAAGACAGTTAGGTGTAAGTAGAGCAACACTAAGAGAAGCACTGAGAATTTTAGAGGATGAAGGATATATAATAAGAAGGCATGGAATAGGCACATTTATAGCTCCAAAGCCTATATTAAAAACTGGTATGGAGGAGCTAATAAGTATTACCACCATAATTGAAAAACAAGGCCTTAAAGCTGGTACAAAAGATATTGTTATTTCGAAGGGACTACCGAATGAAAAAGAAGCCTTTATGTTAAAACTTAAACCCAATGAAGAAATAATAAAAGTTGAAAGAGTTAGACTTGCTGATAATCAACCAATTGTCTACTGTCTTGATAGACTACCAGCTAAATTATTTACAAAAGGGTTTAACTTTAATATAGAATCATTATTCAAGTACTTAAATGATGTTTTAGGTATTTATATTTCATATGCTGTATCAGATATTGTTCCTATGAAGGCAGAAACTAATAACATTTATAGAAAACTTAATATAGATAAAAATGATGTACTACTTTTGTTAGACCAGTTACACTTTGATACAAACGATAATCCTATACTGTATTCTTCTAATTATTTTTCACCTAAGAAATTCAGATTTTTTATTGTAAGGAAGAGGATTTAA
- a CDS encoding phosphopentomutase encodes MRTILIVLDSVGVGELEDAYLYGDEGSNTLANTAKAVGGLELKNLYKLGIGNITEILGTPKNPNAIGVFGKSKEKSKGKDTTTGHWEISGIILEEPFKTYPNGFPQDLISEYEKRIGRKVLGNKVASGTEIIKELGEEHLKTGYPIVYTSADSVFQIAAHEKVIPLDELYKFCEIAREILVGKWAVARVIARPFVGNNKEDFKRTYNRKDFSMAPFGITMLDLISKKGFDVVGVGKIYDIFAGKGITKSFHTEGNMDGVDKTLIAMDEVENGLIFTNLVDYDMLYGHRNDPQGYAKALLDFDNRLPEIIDKFKDDDILIITADHGCDPTTESTDHSREHIPILVYGNKIKKGYNLGVRETFSDIGATICEYLNCGQLKNGASFLKEILL; translated from the coding sequence ATGAGAACTATATTAATTGTTCTCGATAGTGTGGGTGTTGGTGAATTAGAAGATGCATATCTTTATGGTGACGAAGGCAGCAACACTTTAGCTAACACTGCGAAAGCTGTTGGTGGACTTGAACTTAAAAATCTATATAAATTGGGTATTGGAAATATAACAGAGATTTTAGGTACACCCAAAAATCCAAATGCAATTGGTGTATTTGGAAAGAGTAAAGAAAAATCAAAAGGAAAAGATACAACAACAGGGCATTGGGAAATAAGTGGGATTATACTTGAAGAACCTTTTAAAACATATCCTAATGGATTTCCTCAGGACTTAATTTCTGAGTATGAAAAGAGAATTGGTAGAAAAGTTCTTGGTAACAAAGTTGCATCTGGGACTGAAATAATAAAAGAGCTTGGAGAAGAGCATTTAAAAACAGGATATCCAATAGTTTATACATCAGCTGACTCGGTTTTTCAGATAGCTGCACACGAAAAGGTAATACCACTTGATGAGCTTTATAAATTTTGTGAGATTGCACGAGAGATATTGGTAGGTAAATGGGCTGTAGCAAGGGTTATAGCAAGACCATTTGTTGGCAATAACAAAGAGGATTTTAAAAGGACATATAACCGAAAAGACTTCTCTATGGCTCCTTTTGGTATAACAATGCTTGATTTAATTTCTAAAAAAGGGTTTGATGTAGTAGGTGTAGGGAAGATATATGATATCTTTGCTGGTAAAGGAATTACAAAAAGTTTTCATACAGAAGGAAATATGGACGGTGTTGATAAAACACTAATTGCAATGGACGAAGTTGAAAATGGGCTTATTTTTACAAACCTTGTTGATTATGATATGTTATATGGACATAGAAATGACCCACAAGGCTATGCAAAAGCACTTTTGGATTTTGATAATAGACTTCCTGAGATTATTGATAAATTTAAAGATGATGATATCTTAATAATTACTGCTGACCATGGATGCGACCCCACAACCGAAAGCACAGATCATTCAAGAGAGCATATACCAATTTTAGTGTATGGTAATAAAATAAAAAAAGGATATAATTTAGGTGTTAGAGAAACATTTTCTGATATAGGTGCAACAATTTGCGAATATCTAAATTGTGGTCAATTAAAAAATGGAGCAAGCTTTTTAAAAGAAATTCTATTATAA
- a CDS encoding pyrimidine-nucleoside phosphorylase, translated as MLVTEIIRKKRDGETLTEKELSFLINGYINNSIPDYQISAFLMAVFFKGMTKEETANLTMLMAKSGKMIDLSAIEGIKVDKHSSGGIADTTSLVLIPLAASVGVKVAKMSGRGLGHTGGTIDKLESIPGFKTELTIEEFIQNVNEIGAAITGQSSELVPADKKIYALRDVTATVDSIPLIASSIMSKKIAAGSDKIILDVKFGKGAFMKEYEKALELAKLMVEIGELAGRETVAYVTDMNQPLGLAIGNSLEIIEAIETLKGRGSQDLVDICLEFGSEMMILSNVETDKEKAKEKLQESINSGKAQYMFRKIIENQHGDPRVVEDYSLLPQAKLKYEFIAQDNVYIKDIDALRLGITSLKLGAGRQTKEDIIDLSVGIMLKGKIGSHFKKGEVIAEIFANDENKLHEAINETKESIILTNEFVEKKKVIYAKVTKNEVKEF; from the coding sequence ATGTTAGTTACTGAAATAATACGTAAAAAACGCGATGGTGAAACACTTACAGAAAAAGAGCTAAGTTTTTTAATAAATGGATATATTAATAATAGTATACCTGATTATCAGATATCAGCTTTTTTGATGGCAGTATTCTTTAAGGGTATGACAAAAGAAGAAACAGCAAATCTTACAATGCTTATGGCAAAATCAGGCAAGATGATAGACTTAAGTGCAATTGAAGGTATAAAAGTAGATAAACACTCATCAGGTGGAATAGCAGATACTACAAGTTTAGTTCTTATACCTTTAGCTGCCTCAGTTGGTGTTAAGGTTGCCAAAATGTCCGGAAGGGGATTAGGACATACTGGTGGAACAATTGATAAACTTGAGTCAATACCAGGCTTTAAAACAGAGCTTACTATAGAAGAATTTATACAAAATGTTAATGAGATTGGTGCAGCAATTACTGGGCAATCAAGTGAGCTTGTACCTGCTGACAAAAAGATTTATGCACTAAGAGATGTAACAGCTACAGTAGATTCTATACCATTGATTGCAAGTAGTATTATGAGCAAAAAAATTGCAGCAGGGTCTGATAAGATTATCTTGGATGTAAAATTTGGGAAAGGTGCATTTATGAAAGAATATGAAAAGGCATTAGAACTTGCAAAACTAATGGTGGAAATTGGCGAATTAGCAGGTAGAGAAACAGTAGCTTATGTTACTGATATGAACCAACCACTTGGGCTTGCTATAGGTAACTCACTTGAAATAATAGAAGCTATTGAAACACTAAAAGGAAGAGGAAGTCAAGACTTAGTTGATATATGTCTTGAGTTTGGCTCTGAAATGATGATTTTATCAAATGTTGAAACTGATAAAGAAAAAGCAAAAGAAAAGTTACAAGAAAGTATAAATAGTGGAAAAGCCCAATATATGTTTAGAAAGATTATTGAAAACCAACATGGCGATCCAAGGGTTGTTGAAGATTATTCTTTATTACCACAAGCAAAACTAAAGTATGAGTTTATTGCTCAAGATAACGTTTATATAAAGGATATAGATGCACTAAGATTAGGGATAACTTCTCTTAAGCTTGGTGCAGGAAGACAAACAAAAGAAGATATAATTGATTTATCAGTTGGTATCATGCTAAAAGGAAAAATTGGTAGCCACTTTAAAAAAGGTGAGGTTATTGCTGAAATTTTTGCAAATGATGAAAATAAATTACATGAGGCTATTAATGAAACCAAAGAATCGATAATTTTGACAAATGAATTTGTTGAAAAGAAAAAGGTAATATATGCTAAGGTAACCAAAAATGAAGTTAAAGAATTTTAA
- a CDS encoding XapX domain-containing protein, which yields MKMVLLSLIAGLVVGAIFKIFKLPVPAPNALSGVAGILGIYLGATLIEQVVKLIK from the coding sequence GTGAAGATGGTATTACTTTCATTAATAGCTGGTTTAGTAGTTGGAGCAATTTTTAAGATTTTTAAATTACCTGTCCCAGCTCCAAATGCTTTATCAGGTGTTGCTGGTATTTTAGGGATATACTTAGGAGCAACATTAATTGAACAAGTAGTTAAACTTATTAAATAA